One genomic region from Ochotona princeps isolate mOchPri1 chromosome 5, mOchPri1.hap1, whole genome shotgun sequence encodes:
- the LOC101534097 gene encoding small ribosomal subunit protein eS12-like: MAEEGIAVGGVMDVNTALQDVLKTTLIHNGLVYGIPEATKAFDKRQAHLCVLASNCDEPMYVKLVEALCAEHQINLIKVDDNKKLGEWVGLCKIDREGKPRKVVGCSCVVVKDYGKESQAKDVIEEYFKCKK, translated from the coding sequence ATGGCCGAGGAAGGCATTGCTGTTGGAGGTGTAATGGACGTGAACACTGCTCTGCAAGATGTGCTCAAGACCACCCTCATCCACAACGGCCTCGTGTATGGCATCCCTGAAGCCACCAAAGCCTTCGACAAGCGCCAAGCCCACCTCTGTGTGCTAGCATCCAACTGTGATGAGCCCATGTATGTCAAGTTGGTAGAGGCCCTGTGTGCCGAACACCAGATCAACCTCATTAAGGTTGATGACAACAAGAAACTTGGAGAATGGGTAGGCCTCTGTAAAATTGACCGAGAGGGGAAACCCCGTAAAGTGGTTGGCTGCAGTTGCGTAGTCGTTAAGGACTATGGCAAAGAATCTCAAGCCAAAGATGTCATTGAAGAATACTTCAAAtgcaagaaatga